The following proteins come from a genomic window of Nostoc sp. ATCC 53789:
- a CDS encoding alpha-amylase family glycosyl hydrolase, which produces MTFVDQNLATQRPKSLQDFSLPRRENYFPSPADWRNEVLYFLLPDRFSDGKEDTRPLLNRQQLNLARPSLPNGQSWQFDKWAESGGDRWQGGTLKGLESKLDYLNQLDITTIWVGPIFQQRGHLDSYHGYGIQDFLEVDPRFGTRQDLVSLVNKAHEKRLRIILDIIFNHSGSNWLYAPDTPGGELEPPYTSGWYQFGSWLGDRGQPIAVKPQTSAEGVWPRELQEADCYTRAGKGDLGRGDLDDPNAEFRRSDFITLRDFQLEYSYLLDNLARCYKYWIALTDCDGFRIDTLKHVTYEQARNFCGTIKEFAANLGKSDFFLVGEIAGGDYNQDRYLDVVGQNLNAALDIAEMRVNLNLVAKGLIDPRAYFNGFDPGKAVMGSHRNIGRRHVSILDDHDHVFGEKIRFSSEAASDHQVIAGVALQLFTLGVPCIYAGTEQALAGPEPSERRWLPDWKKSDRYLREAMFGPEHPRQSGVAGLQALDQNLPGFGPFGTAGAHCFEPNHPAYVRIKAMAAIRKQFPVLRLGRQYLRPIAIPFLNLPFGDHGRSGEIIGWSRVLDDEEAVCVLNSHGTDNRGARVLVDANLNAIESSMTVILNTAEMANLPGYTGPHKVGSTVLVQQQDGTAYVEIQPISASEFLILTNYP; this is translated from the coding sequence ATGACATTTGTTGATCAAAATTTAGCTACACAGCGACCGAAGAGTCTACAAGACTTTTCTTTACCTCGACGCGAAAATTACTTTCCCTCCCCTGCGGATTGGAGAAATGAAGTGCTTTATTTTCTCTTACCCGATCGCTTTAGCGATGGTAAAGAAGATACACGTCCTCTGCTGAATCGACAGCAACTGAATCTGGCCCGCCCTAGTCTACCGAATGGGCAGTCTTGGCAATTTGATAAATGGGCAGAGTCGGGAGGCGATCGCTGGCAGGGTGGGACACTCAAAGGATTAGAGTCGAAGCTGGATTATTTAAACCAACTGGACATAACAACGATCTGGGTAGGGCCAATTTTTCAGCAACGGGGTCACTTGGATAGCTATCACGGTTACGGCATTCAAGATTTTCTAGAGGTCGATCCTCGCTTTGGGACTCGCCAAGATTTGGTCAGTCTGGTCAATAAAGCCCACGAAAAGAGACTACGCATTATCCTGGATATCATTTTTAACCATTCCGGATCTAACTGGCTCTATGCTCCGGATACTCCTGGGGGAGAATTGGAACCACCTTATACGTCTGGTTGGTATCAGTTTGGCTCATGGCTAGGCGATCGCGGACAACCCATTGCGGTAAAGCCTCAAACGAGCGCAGAAGGAGTGTGGCCAAGGGAACTTCAGGAAGCAGATTGCTACACTCGTGCTGGCAAGGGAGATTTGGGGCGAGGAGACTTGGATGATCCCAATGCCGAATTCCGGCGATCGGACTTTATCACACTACGAGATTTCCAGTTGGAGTATTCCTATCTGTTAGATAACTTAGCCCGATGTTATAAATACTGGATTGCGCTGACGGACTGTGATGGCTTTCGGATTGATACACTCAAGCATGTGACCTATGAACAAGCCCGAAATTTTTGCGGAACTATTAAGGAGTTTGCAGCCAATCTAGGTAAGAGTGACTTCTTTCTAGTGGGAGAAATAGCAGGCGGAGACTATAACCAAGACCGCTATCTGGATGTGGTGGGGCAAAATCTAAACGCTGCTCTGGATATCGCCGAGATGCGGGTAAATCTTAACCTGGTTGCCAAAGGGCTGATAGATCCAAGAGCCTACTTTAACGGGTTTGATCCAGGGAAAGCTGTAATGGGGTCGCATCGGAATATCGGACGGCGGCATGTTTCAATTCTGGATGATCACGATCATGTATTTGGTGAAAAAATCCGCTTTTCCAGTGAAGCTGCATCGGATCATCAGGTGATTGCTGGAGTAGCATTGCAACTGTTTACATTGGGAGTGCCCTGCATTTACGCTGGAACTGAGCAGGCATTGGCAGGCCCAGAACCGTCTGAACGGAGGTGGTTGCCCGACTGGAAGAAATCCGATCGCTATTTACGGGAGGCGATGTTTGGCCCAGAGCATCCCCGACAATCTGGCGTAGCGGGACTGCAAGCTTTAGATCAAAATTTACCTGGTTTCGGGCCATTTGGGACAGCAGGTGCTCATTGTTTCGAGCCAAATCACCCTGCCTATGTCCGAATTAAGGCAATGGCAGCAATCCGTAAGCAGTTCCCAGTGCTGCGATTGGGACGGCAGTATTTGCGACCGATCGCGATTCCCTTCTTAAACTTGCCCTTTGGTGATCACGGACGGAGTGGGGAAATTATCGGTTGGTCACGGGTTTTAGATGATGAAGAGGCGGTTTGTGTGCTGAACAGTCATGGAACGGATAATCGGGGAGCAAGAGTTTTGGTAGATGCCAACCTGAACGCGATTGAAAGTTCAATGACGGTGATTCTGAATACGGCTGAAATGGCAAATCTGCCGGGTTACACAGGTCCTCACAAAGTGGGATCAACAGTGTTGGTGCAGCAACAAGATGGGACTGCCTATGTTGAAATCCAACCGATTTCAGCATCCGAATTTTTGATTCTGACGAATTATCCCTGA
- a CDS encoding Dyp-type peroxidase gives MTNEKTLTQLNFSDIQGYIIRGYNMNNVRHFVLYIKDAKGAKKFIGSLVSGSDESIPQITTAAWWDIKPSYCLNIGFTFEGLNALQFVADIGKSFSGSNYKSFRQGAIAQATQVGDIGESVPEKWKGGLGTSNTHVLLSLYAQDSKVLEQQSDKLRSLFKEGDALKELSCFDGAKLPDEKGQPSDIVHFGYKDGISQPKIEGVPTKRGLSKSLDPQPIIPAYEFILLDDEKAPYYVPTPPELGLNGSFAAFRVLEQDVAGFEKFLQEQKDKIDSDKLAAKMCGRWRNGVPLDLSPDADQLTSPKESIIYEQFNNFDYSDDPQGYKCPIGSHIRRTNPRAAKIQGVTNIHRLIRRGIPYGSLYNPNSPNDGIERGLLGLFICVNLKRQFEFVMEEWVNKGDFAGLPTDVKAPLIGANDNKSGQFDIPVSPDNPSIKLTGFDRFITTKGGAYCFIPSITALQHIASHSTK, from the coding sequence ATGACAAATGAAAAAACTCTAACGCAGCTTAACTTTAGTGATATCCAGGGTTATATTATCCGTGGCTATAACATGAACAATGTGCGACATTTTGTTCTATATATTAAAGATGCGAAGGGCGCAAAGAAATTTATTGGTAGCTTGGTAAGCGGTAGTGATGAATCAATTCCTCAGATCACCACTGCTGCATGGTGGGACATAAAACCGAGTTATTGCTTAAATATTGGCTTTACTTTTGAAGGTTTAAACGCTCTCCAATTTGTTGCAGATATTGGTAAATCCTTTTCCGGTTCCAACTACAAATCATTTAGACAAGGTGCTATTGCTCAAGCAACTCAAGTAGGTGATATTGGAGAGAGTGTCCCTGAAAAGTGGAAAGGTGGATTAGGAACATCTAATACTCATGTTTTGCTCTCGCTCTATGCTCAAGATAGTAAGGTGTTAGAGCAGCAATCGGATAAACTGCGATCGCTCTTTAAAGAAGGAGACGCACTTAAAGAGTTATCTTGCTTTGATGGAGCTAAACTTCCTGATGAGAAAGGCCAACCCAGCGATATAGTTCATTTTGGTTACAAAGATGGAATTTCACAGCCGAAAATAGAAGGTGTTCCTACAAAGCGTGGACTTTCAAAATCCCTCGACCCCCAACCTATTATTCCTGCTTATGAGTTTATCCTGCTGGATGATGAAAAAGCTCCTTACTACGTACCGACACCTCCGGAGTTGGGCTTGAATGGTAGTTTTGCTGCTTTTCGAGTCCTAGAACAAGATGTAGCTGGCTTTGAAAAGTTTCTCCAAGAGCAAAAAGATAAAATTGATTCAGACAAACTGGCAGCTAAAATGTGTGGCCGATGGCGCAATGGTGTCCCTCTAGACCTTTCTCCAGATGCTGATCAACTAACCTCTCCTAAAGAATCAATTATTTACGAACAATTTAATAATTTTGATTATTCTGATGATCCACAAGGATATAAATGTCCGATTGGTTCACATATACGACGCACAAATCCTCGTGCGGCAAAAATACAAGGGGTAACAAATATTCACAGACTCATCCGTAGGGGAATTCCCTATGGGTCTCTTTATAATCCTAACTCTCCTAATGATGGCATTGAAAGGGGATTGCTAGGTCTATTCATCTGTGTGAATCTCAAACGTCAATTTGAATTTGTCATGGAAGAGTGGGTGAATAAAGGAGATTTTGCTGGTTTACCTACAGATGTTAAAGCTCCTCTGATTGGTGCTAATGACAATAAAAGTGGTCAATTCGATATTCCTGTCTCCCCAGACAACCCCTCAATCAAGTTGACGGGTTTTGATCGATTCATCACAACCAAAGGAGGAGCTTACTGTTTTATACCTAGTATTACCGCGTTGCAACACATAGCTAGTCATTCAACTAAGTAA